One Bos indicus isolate NIAB-ARS_2022 breed Sahiwal x Tharparkar chromosome 10, NIAB-ARS_B.indTharparkar_mat_pri_1.0, whole genome shotgun sequence DNA window includes the following coding sequences:
- the LOC109564308 gene encoding olfactory receptor 4K15-like translates to MEEANQSVVSEFIFRGLCDSRELQKFFLLPFSALYLMTVLGNLFIAFLIITDSHLHSPMYFLLANLSFVDFCFSSVTTPKLTTDFLKDNKTISFGGCMSQILCVHFFGGGEMVLLVTMAYDRYVAICKPLHYSSIMNRQKCIWLVLTSWIIGFVHAASQLAMILDLPFCGPRIVDSFFCDIPEVIKLACTDTHTQRILINADSVFLATTCFILLLISYTNILVTVRLSSKDGASKALSTCTSHITVVVLFFGPCIFTYLWPPRITWVDKFLAVFYTVITPLLNPAIYTLRNKEIKNAIKRLIS, encoded by the coding sequence ATGGAAGAAGCAAACCAGTCCGTGGTATCTGAGTTCATTTTTCGTGGACTCTGTGATTCAAGGGAGCTCCAGAAATTCTTCTTACTGCCATTTTCTGCACTCTACCTGATGACCGTCCTGGGTAACCTTTTCATTGCATTCTTAATCATCACTGACTCTCATCTCCATTCCCCAATGTACTTCCTCTTAGCCAATCTCTCATTTGTTGACTTCTGCTTTTCCTCAGTGACCACTCCTAAACTGACCACAGACTTCCTAAAGGATAATAAAACCATCTCCTTTGGGGGTTGCATGAGTCAAATCCTCTGTGTACATTTCTTTGGAGGGGGTGAGATGGTACTGCTTGTGACAATGGCCTATGACCGTTAtgtagccatctgcaagccacTCCATTACTCCAGCATCATGAACAGACAGAAGTGCATCTGGCTAGTATTGACATCGTGGATCATTGGCTTTGTGCATGCCGCAAGTCAACTAGCTATGATTTTAGATCTTCCCTTCTGTGGACCCAGAATAGTGGACAGTTTTTTCTGTGATATTCCCGAAGTGATCAAACTAGCCTGCACGGATACTCATACTCAGAGAATATTGATAAATGCTGACAGTGTTTTCTTGGCTACAACGTGCTTCATTCTCTTGTTGATCTCTTACACCAACATCCTGGTGACTGTCCGTCTTAGCTCCAAGGATGGGGCATCAAAGGCACTCTCTACCTGTACTTCCCACATCACAGTGGTGGTGCTGTTCTTTGGACCCTGCATCTTCACCTATCTGTGGCCACCTAGAATCACTTGGGTGGATAAGTTCCTTGCTGTGTTTTACACAGTAATCACACCTCTCTTGAATCCAGCCATTTATACACTGAGAAATAAAGAGATTAAGAATGCCATAAAGAGACTGATAAGTTAG